The genomic interval CCATCAGCGCGCCGAGCAGCAGGCCGAAGACCGCGCCCAGCGCGACGATCACGATCACCAGCTCGAGGTAGTGCCAGGCGATGCTCAGGTCGCGGTAGCCCACCGCCTTGAGGGTGGCGACGATGCCGCGCTGCAGCGCGACGATGCGCGCGAGCACCACGTTCAGCAGGAAGGCCGCCACGGCCAGGAACAGGAACGGCGCGAAGTTGGCCATGCCCTCGAGCTGCGTGAGCTCTTGGTCCAGGTAAAAGTGCGAGGGCTGGCGTGCGAGGCCGTAGGCGCCAGGCGTGCCGTAGGGGTCGAGCAGGCGGTCGACGGCGTCGATGACCGCGGCGGGGCTCTGGTGCGCCTGCAGCTCGAGCACCACGTCGTTGAAGGCCCCCTCGAGCCCCGTGACCGCTGCCAACGCAGGCCGCGGCATCCAGATGACCGCGAAGCGCGCGTCGTCGGGCGCGAAGCTGCCCGCCTGCACCGCGAAGACCCACTCCGGCGAGGTGCCGAGGCCGACGACGCGCAGCGTGCGCTCCTGCCCTTCGATCACGACCGTGAGCGGCGCCCCAGGATGAAGCCTATGCGCGTTCGCGAAGGCCTCGAGCAACAGCACCTCGTCGTCGTGCCCCGGGCGCGGACGTCGGCCGCGGACCAGCCGCACGGCGCCCAGCCGCGCGTCCCCGTCGCGCGGGATGGACACGGCGACTCCGTCGGCCGGGCTGCGCAGGCTCGGCATGGGGACACGCACGCTGGTGGTGATGCGCGTCTGCACGCGGCTCACGCCGGGCAGCTCCGTCAGGCGTGGGGTGACGCTCTCCGGTACGCGCTCGGCGCTCGCGAAGACGTCCCCCATGCGCTGCGCGCCGTAGTAGTGCGTGCGTGCGCTCACGAGCGCGCGGTGCGTCCCGGCCAAGCTGACGAAGGCGCTCACCCCGCAAGCGACCACGACCGCGATGGTGAGGATCGGCCCGCGCAGGTCGCGCAGGTCACGCAGCAGCTTGCGGTGCAGGGGACCGATCACGCGGCGCGTCCCTCCTGCCGTTCGCGCGCAGTCACCAGGACAGGTCCTCGGGGTTCACCTTCGCGAACCCGGTCTCGTTGGTCACCACCTGGCCGTCGGCCACCACGATGCGGCGGTCGGCGATGCTGGCCACGGGCGCGTTGTGCGTGATGATGGCCGTGGTGGTGCCCAGCTCGCGGTTGATCTCGCTCAGCACCGACAGCACGCGCACGCCCGTGTGCGAGTCGAGCGCGCCCGTGGGCTCGTCGCACAGGAGCACGTCGGGGCGCTTGGCGATGGCGCGCGCGATGGCCACGCGCTGCTGCTCGCCACCCGACAGCTGCGCGGGGAAGTGACCTGCGCGCTCGCGCAGCCCGACGCGCTCGAGGGCCTCGTCGGGGCTCATGGCGTGGTCCACCAGGTCGGTCACCAGCTCCACATTCTCGCGCGCCGTGAGGCTGGCCACCAGGTTGTAGAACTGGAACACGAAGCCCACGTGCTCGCGGCGGAAGCGAGTCAGCTCGCTCTGCGTCGCGCGGCTCAGGTCCTTGTCGCGGTAGCGGACCGTGCCCGCGGTGGGCGTGTCGAGCCCGCCCATGATGTTCAGCAGCGTGCTCTTGCCCGAGCCGCTTGCCCCCACCAGCACGGTCATCTCGCCCTCGTGGAGGTCCCAGTCCACCCCGCGTAGGGCGTGCACGTCCACCTCGCCCATGCGGTAGACCTTGGTGACGGCGCGCGCGCTCAGCACCACGCCGTCGGACGGTGCCTTCACAGGCGATGCGGCTCGGGGGCTCATGCGGCGTCTCCCTTGAGGTGTTCCTTGGCCAACGCGAGGAAGCGCTCGCGCGCGGTGGCATGGTCGACCACCGGACGCGGATAGTCACGCCCGAGCGTGACGCCCGCCTGCGAGAGCACGCCTTCGGGCGCCTCGCTGGGCGCGTGGATGTGCTTGCTGGGCATGCGGGCGAGCTCGGGCACGTAGCGGCGCACGTAGTCCCCCTCGGGGTCGAAGCGCGTCCCTTGCAGCGTGGGGTTGAACACGCGGAAGTACGGCTGGGCGTCACAGCCGCAGCCCGCGGACCACTGCCAGCCCGCGTTGTTCTGCGCCCAGTCGCCGTCGGTGAGGTACTTCAGGTAGTGCGCCTCGCCCGCGCGGTACGTGATGAGCAGGTGCTTCGTGAGGAAGCTGGCCGCGATCATGCGCGCGCGGTTGTGTACGTAGCCCTCGGTGAGCAGCTGCCGGGCCGCTGCGTCCACCACGGGGTAGCCCGTACGCCCCTCGGTCCACGCCTGCCACAGCGCGGGCGCTTGCTCGGGGGTCAGCCAGGGGAAGCCCACGAAGCCAGGCCGAAACGGCTCGCGCAGCAGCTCGGGCCGGTCCCACAGCGTGCTGTGTGCGAACTCGCGCCACAGCAGCTCACTCAGGAACTTCTGCCCGGGCTCGGTCTTGCCGTGGGCGCGCTCGATCTCGCTCCACACCTGCCGCACGGAGAGCGTGCCGAACTTGAGGTCCGCGGAGAGGCGGCTGGTGCCCGCCAGGTCCATGCGGTCGCGCTCCGCGGCGTAGCGCGCAGCCCCGTCCAGCCGGAACGCCCGCAGGCGCTGGTTGGCGGCGCGCTCGCCGCCACGCTGGAGGGCGTCGTTGTGCGTGAGGCCCAGCTCGGACAGCGTGGGCAGCGGCTCGCTCGCGACGGCGGCGAGGACGTCGGGGGGCACGGGAGGAAGCGTGCGGGGAGCCGGGATGGGCGCGCCAATCTGGGCCTCGCGATGGAACGCCCGCGCGAACTGGCTGTACACGGCGTAGGGCTTGCCGCCCTGCGTGCGGAGCGTGCCGGGCGGGATGAGGGTCTCGCCCTCGAACAGCTCGAAGCGGGGGCCGAGCGCGGCTGTGACGCGACGGTCGCGCTCGCGCGCAAACGGCTCCACCCAGCGCTGCGCCACCACGTGGTCGATGCGCAGCGCGTCGACCAGCCGTGGGACCACGTCGACGCTGCGTCCGCGCACGACCAGCAGCTGCGAGCCTCGGCGCGCCAGCTCGTCGGCCAGGCCGTGCAGCGACTCCACCAGGAACTGCGCGCGGTGCGGTAGCTGCTGCGCGCGCTCGGGCGCGAAGAAATACGGGTCCACCACGAAGAGGGGCACGACCTCCCCCGCCGCAGCCGCCCACGCGAGCGGTCCATGGTCGCTGACCCGCAGGTCCTTCCCGCGGAACCACACCAGTGTGCGCGTCGGCATGGAGCGGACACTACGCCACGAAGGAAGACTCGCAACCATCCCCGATCGAGGCTAATTTGGGCTCAGTTTCCAATCTCACTGGACACAAATCCCAGCTTGGGGTATCCCCACCTCGTCATGCCCCGCGAGGAGACCGTCCAAATCCGCCACCACAGCGTCGAGCTCGACGCTGTGGCCGTTGGCTTGGAGACGGCCAAGCTCCTCTTTGCGCACCTCGAGCCAGGCTCCGCCGAGGCACAGCACGCGGACCGCGCGCGAGAGATCTACGATCGCATCCGGAAGCTGGCGAGCGACGGCGAGGCGACGGCCACGTCCGAGCGCGCACGCGCCGACACCATGGCGGCCCCCGCGTTCAAGCCCGGCGAGAGCGGCGTGGCCACGAAGGTCCCGCGGCCCGGCTGAGCACGGGCTGTCCGCTCCTGGGCCTCATTCCGCCCCTTGGCCTCAGCAGGCGCCGCGCGCTCTTGGCGGGCCTCCTGTGCCCGTGCTCGTGATACTCGTTGGACGTGCACGAGCTCACCATGCAGACCTTCTGGGGCACGCCGCTGGCTTTGCTCCCCTCCGCGCTGTTGCTGAACTGGGTGGTGCAGCTGCGCGTCGCCGCGCTCTTCCGCGCACGCCGCGAGGGTGAGGCGGGTGCGGACGTGATGGCCCGCGCGCGCTTACTGCGGAAGGCGTGGCTCGCGTCCGGCTTCGCGGTGAGCGCGAGCGCCCTCGCCGCGCTCACCAGCGGGGTGTGCGTGGTGTTTCGTGTCGCGGGGCAGATGCCGCTGTTGGCCATGCAGGCGCTGGCGCTGCTCGCGATGATCTTCACCTCCGCAGCCGCCGCGGTGGAGGGCAGCGCGGCCCTGCGCGCGGTGGTGGAGGCGGAGCGCAGTGCGCCGCACGGCACGGAGCCGGACTGACGCCGCAGCGGGTGTGGCACGCTCACGCCGTGCTGTTCTCGCGTCCACGCGCTCGCCTGCGCACGCTGCTCTCGACACCCGACGAAGCCCACCGTGCGGACGCCGCGCTGCGGGAGGCAGACGCGAGCGCGCTCGCGGAGCTGGCTTGCGACGCCCGTGAGCCCTGGTGGCGGCGGCGCGCCTGTGCACGTGGGCTGACCGGGCGCGCGCCCGAGGCCGCCATGGACGCCATGTGGGAGCGCGTGGCCGACCCCAAGGACACCACCGAGCTGCGGGTGGCGCTGCTGGACGCGCTGGCGTCCACCTGGGGTGCGATGGAGCCGGCGCACGAGGCTCGCCGCGCGCGGGCGCTCGGGTGGCTGCGCGCGTGCACGCCCGAGTCGTCGCCCTACGGCCTGCACGAGGCCGTCGTGCGCGCGCGGGGGCAGCTGGGCGACCTCGAGGCGGCCGACGCGCTCGCAGAGCTGAGCTACGACCCCTGGCGTCACCGAGCGCTCGCCGGCGAGGAGGGCGTGGCCGCGTTGGTGGGCGTTCATGGGCTCGAGGCCGTGCTAACGCGCTGGGGTGCGGACGACCTCGCACAGATGATGCGCCGCGCGCCACAGGCTCGAGCGCGTCACCTGGCCGTGCGCCTGTGCGAAGGGACGGGCGCGCTCGTGGGGCTCGCCCCAGAGGCGGACCACACGGAGGCGCTGCTGCTCGCGCTCGAAGACCCCGCGCCCGCGGTGGCGGACCGCGCGCGACACGCCCTCCGCGCCCGAGCGGTCTCGGCAGACGTCCTCTGGGCGTTCGCCGATGTGCGCCGCGACGCGGTGGTACGCGCCGTCGCCGAGGCCCCACCACCACCACTCGTGGGGCCCGCTGCCGCGGCCGTCTCGGCGCTGGTGCTGCTGCACGATCGGGCTGCGATCGCGGACCACGACCGCAGCGAGGACGGGGCCGTGCAGAAGCGCGACGCCGAGCTCTACGACTGGCTCATGGAGACGGGTCAGCCGATCGTGCCCCTCCCTTCCATCCCTGAGCGCGTCCGCCACGCGGTGCTGCGCGAGTACCTCCCGGGGCAGCGCGAGACCGACCCCCGCTTCCTGCTCGAAGGCATCCTGCTGGCGGTCACGGGCGTCGAGGCCGACCACACCCTGATGCAGCTCGGCCGTGAGGCGCAGCGGGTCCTGCGGGACGCGGGCGTACCCGTCGGCGAGCCCACGCCGGTGGGCGCCGCGCGACAGCAAGGGTACGGCACGTACACGGAGCTCTCCGTCGACGACCGCACGCTCCTGGTGTGCGAGCTCGACCGCTTCGTCCGCTCGTGGGACGCCCTCCCCGACGCGGCCGCGCGTGCCCTCGAATCCGCAGGCTTCACCTTCATCGACGACGACCTGGCCGCGCGTGTGGTGCATGGCCTGCCCGTCTACTTCTTCGGGAGGCGCGAGCCGCTCAGAGTGCACGACCTGCTGTTCTACTGGCAGGACTGACGCCGCCTCACGGGCTGTCGCGCGTCGTGGCCCGCCCGCCGGCCGACCTCACGTGAACACGATCGCGGTCCCCTCGGCCACGCTCACGCGCGCGGCTTCCCACAGCGCAAGGAACACGGTGTGCTCGCGGTGGAAAGGGTTCTCCTCGTCCCAGCCAAGCGCATCGAGACGCGCCGCCTCCGCATCGCTCAGATCGGGGTCGAGCGTCACGCCGAGGTAAGGCGCGACAATGCGCAGCTCGCGCAGCAACCCTTGCGACGACCCGATCAGTCCGCCGCCCGGGACTCCACTGTCGGGCGAGGCAAACACGGGCTCGGCCAGATCGACGGGGACGTATACGCCCTCGGCGTCGGAGTGGCAGAGCAGGTGTGAAGCCAGCATCGCGGACTCGTCCTCCATGCGCTCATGGTCTTCGCTGGTGAGCTGCCCATTGGTCGGTGGCAGGTCGCTCGGCGCCGCGAGCGCCAGCACATAGGCTCGCCGCAGGAAGTGGATGAACGAATAGGGGAACGAGTCCGCGTGCGGTCGCAGGGTGACCTCGACGGCCTCCGGTTCCTCCCACGTGGGCAGCCGCTCGGCGCTCAACGCGCGGTTAACGTTTGCGAGCATGTGCTGTGCCCACTCATAGCCCTCTTCGTCGTTCTCTTTCATGTCGGCGAGGAAGCCGACCGCGATCGCGAGTCCCATACGGACACATCATGCCCGTGCCTGCCTTGGGAAGGCAATCCCGTGGGCCGCACGTCTGGCGCTCCACCGGCGGGCCTCGGCCCCTGCGCCGAGACGCGTCCTACGCGCCGTGCAGCTCGGCGGACAGCGGCGCTTCGGCGACGGCGCGCGCCTCACGCGCGGGCTGGACCAGGTCCGCCGCTTGGAGCGCTCCGCGCCGCGCATACACCGTGTTGAGGAAGTCGCGCACGGCGCGTAGCGTGTGGTGCCCGCGCACCGAACGGAAGATCTCGAACGCGTGCTGCGCGTCGGGGATCTCGGCGTAGCAGACCGGCGCGCGCGACACCTCACGCAGCGTCTCGCTGAAGCGGCGCCCCTCGCCTACGGGCACCAGCGAGTCGTGCG from Sandaracinaceae bacterium carries:
- a CDS encoding deoxyribodipyrimidine photo-lyase, which encodes MPTRTLVWFRGKDLRVSDHGPLAWAAAAGEVVPLFVVDPYFFAPERAQQLPHRAQFLVESLHGLADELARRGSQLLVVRGRSVDVVPRLVDALRIDHVVAQRWVEPFARERDRRVTAALGPRFELFEGETLIPPGTLRTQGGKPYAVYSQFARAFHREAQIGAPIPAPRTLPPVPPDVLAAVASEPLPTLSELGLTHNDALQRGGERAANQRLRAFRLDGAARYAAERDRMDLAGTSRLSADLKFGTLSVRQVWSEIERAHGKTEPGQKFLSELLWREFAHSTLWDRPELLREPFRPGFVGFPWLTPEQAPALWQAWTEGRTGYPVVDAAARQLLTEGYVHNRARMIAASFLTKHLLITYRAGEAHYLKYLTDGDWAQNNAGWQWSAGCGCDAQPYFRVFNPTLQGTRFDPEGDYVRRYVPELARMPSKHIHAPSEAPEGVLSQAGVTLGRDYPRPVVDHATARERFLALAKEHLKGDAA
- a CDS encoding ABC transporter ATP-binding protein, producing the protein MSPRAASPVKAPSDGVVLSARAVTKVYRMGEVDVHALRGVDWDLHEGEMTVLVGASGSGKSTLLNIMGGLDTPTAGTVRYRDKDLSRATQSELTRFRREHVGFVFQFYNLVASLTARENVELVTDLVDHAMSPDEALERVGLRERAGHFPAQLSGGEQQRVAIARAIAKRPDVLLCDEPTGALDSHTGVRVLSVLSEINRELGTTTAIITHNAPVASIADRRIVVADGQVVTNETGFAKVNPEDLSW